One stretch of Priestia megaterium DNA includes these proteins:
- a CDS encoding endonuclease MutS2: MQSRIFHVLEFNKVKEQLQKKVASSLGREKVANLIPSTQYEEVVKWQEATDEATTVLRLRGNVPLGGIFDVRPSVKRAEIGGTLSSNELLEVASTIYAARQVKQFIEQVVEDEDLQLPIITEHIEKLMPLPEVEQTIKMSIDENGTVLDGASDQLRGIRQKLRSTESRIREKLESLIRSSSAQKMLSDAIVTIRNERFVIPVKQEYRSAYGGIVHDQSSSGATLFIEPQAIVTLNNELQEAKVKEKQEIERILIALTVQVAEVANELRQNVYLLGELDFMFAKGRYSHELKASKPKMNDRGYIKLVKAKHPLIAQEDVVANDIELGDQYTSIVITGPNTGGKTVTLKTLGLFTLMAQAGLQIPALDGSEMAVFKHVFADIGDEQSIEQSLSTFSSHMVNIVDILQKVDHESLVLFDELGAGTDPQEGAALAISILDQVYERGARVVATTHYPELKAYGYNREGVVNASVEFDIETLSPTYKLLIGVPGRSNAFEISKRLGLSAEVIERAKGYIGSETNKVENMIASLEDSRRQSEHELEEAEELRKEAQKLHKELQSQIIEFNEKRDKLYEKAEEKAQATVKAASEEAEKIISDLRKMSQKNHALVKEHELIEARKRLEDAVPTLEKSKKKPAVPKKQERTLQAGDEVKVLSWGQKGTLVERVSNNEWQVQMGIMKMKVKEKDLEYISSPKPVETKPLATVKGKDYHVSLELDLRGERYENALIRVEKYIDDALLANYPRVSIIHGKGTGALRKGVQEYLKNHRSVKNIRFGEASEGGSGVTVVEFK; the protein is encoded by the coding sequence TTGCAATCACGTATTTTTCATGTACTAGAGTTTAATAAAGTTAAGGAACAGCTTCAGAAAAAAGTAGCTTCTTCTTTAGGCCGAGAAAAAGTAGCGAATTTGATTCCCTCGACTCAGTATGAAGAAGTAGTCAAATGGCAGGAAGCAACAGATGAAGCTACAACCGTGCTGCGATTGCGTGGCAACGTACCGCTAGGAGGCATCTTTGACGTTCGACCTAGCGTAAAGCGCGCTGAAATTGGGGGAACGCTAAGCTCTAATGAACTTCTTGAAGTAGCAAGCACTATTTATGCTGCAAGACAAGTCAAGCAATTTATCGAGCAAGTAGTAGAAGACGAAGATTTACAGCTTCCAATTATAACTGAACATATCGAAAAACTAATGCCTCTTCCTGAGGTAGAACAAACAATTAAAATGAGCATTGATGAGAATGGTACAGTGCTAGACGGTGCAAGCGACCAGCTAAGAGGCATTCGTCAAAAACTTCGCTCGACGGAGTCTCGTATTCGCGAAAAGCTAGAAAGTCTTATTCGCTCCTCGTCTGCTCAAAAAATGTTGTCAGATGCGATTGTTACCATTCGAAACGAACGTTTTGTTATTCCTGTTAAGCAAGAATATCGCAGTGCGTATGGAGGCATTGTGCACGATCAGTCTTCATCTGGAGCAACTTTATTTATTGAGCCTCAGGCGATTGTGACGTTAAACAATGAGCTTCAAGAAGCAAAAGTAAAAGAAAAACAAGAAATTGAGCGTATTCTCATTGCTTTAACCGTTCAGGTAGCGGAAGTGGCAAATGAACTCCGTCAAAACGTTTATCTGTTAGGTGAGCTGGACTTCATGTTTGCTAAAGGGCGCTATAGCCATGAGCTAAAAGCTTCAAAACCTAAAATGAACGACCGAGGCTATATTAAGTTAGTGAAGGCAAAACATCCTCTTATTGCACAGGAAGATGTCGTTGCGAATGATATTGAGCTAGGTGATCAATATACGTCTATCGTTATTACAGGACCAAATACCGGCGGTAAAACCGTAACGTTAAAAACACTTGGATTATTTACGTTAATGGCTCAAGCAGGTTTACAGATTCCTGCGCTGGATGGATCGGAAATGGCTGTGTTTAAACACGTATTTGCTGATATTGGAGATGAGCAGTCGATTGAACAAAGTTTGAGTACCTTTTCATCTCATATGGTCAACATTGTAGATATTTTACAAAAAGTAGATCATGAAAGTCTGGTCTTGTTCGATGAATTGGGAGCAGGAACGGATCCTCAAGAAGGTGCAGCGCTTGCGATTTCGATTTTAGATCAAGTATATGAAAGAGGCGCTCGCGTAGTTGCGACTACTCACTATCCTGAATTAAAAGCGTACGGCTATAACCGTGAAGGAGTGGTCAATGCTAGCGTAGAGTTCGATATTGAAACATTGAGCCCTACTTACAAGCTGCTCATTGGTGTACCGGGCCGAAGCAATGCTTTTGAGATTTCAAAACGTTTAGGTTTAAGTGCTGAAGTAATTGAACGTGCCAAAGGCTATATTGGCTCAGAAACAAATAAAGTAGAAAATATGATTGCCTCTCTTGAAGATAGCCGCCGTCAATCTGAACACGAGCTAGAAGAAGCTGAAGAGCTAAGAAAAGAGGCTCAGAAGCTTCATAAAGAATTACAGAGTCAGATTATTGAGTTTAATGAAAAACGAGATAAGCTGTACGAAAAAGCTGAAGAAAAAGCTCAAGCCACAGTTAAAGCAGCATCTGAAGAAGCAGAGAAAATCATTAGCGATTTGCGTAAAATGAGTCAAAAAAATCATGCGCTTGTAAAAGAGCATGAATTGATTGAAGCGCGTAAGCGTCTAGAAGATGCAGTTCCAACTCTTGAAAAAAGTAAAAAGAAACCGGCTGTGCCGAAAAAACAAGAGCGCACTCTTCAAGCTGGAGATGAAGTGAAAGTCTTAAGCTGGGGACAAAAAGGAACGCTTGTGGAACGAGTAAGCAATAATGAATGGCAAGTACAAATGGGAATCATGAAAATGAAGGTGAAAGAAAAAGATCTCGAATATATCAGTTCCCCAAAACCTGTAGAAACGAAGCCGCTTGCTACGGTAAAAGGAAAAGATTATCATGTAAGTCTAGAACTGGATTTAAGAGGAGAACGCTATGAAAATGCGCTGATTCGAGTTGAAAAATATATTGATGATGCTTTGTTAGCCAACTATCCGCGTGTTTCGATTATCCACGGTAAAGGAACTGGAGCTCTTCGTAAAGGTGTACAGGAATATTTGAAAAATCATCGTTCTGTTAAAAATATTCGTTTCGGAGAAGCTTCTGAAGGAGGTTCTGGCGTTACGGTTGTGGAATTTAAATAA
- a CDS encoding TetR/AcrR family transcriptional regulator: protein MRRNKPKYKQIIDAAVVVIAENGYHNAQVSKIAKQAGVADGTIYLYFKNKEDVLISLFQEKMGQFVEKIYEELAGIETAAEKLHVLIDKHFSFLAEDHHLATVTQLELRQSNKDLRLKINDVLKDYLTLIDSILQTGIETGEFSENIDIRLARQMIFGTIDETVTTWVMNDHRYGLIESVDKVHSLLLNGCSGS, encoded by the coding sequence TTGAGAAGAAATAAGCCAAAGTATAAACAGATTATCGATGCAGCTGTAGTAGTAATAGCAGAAAACGGATACCACAATGCTCAGGTTTCTAAAATTGCTAAGCAGGCTGGAGTTGCAGACGGTACGATATATTTATATTTTAAAAACAAAGAAGATGTCTTGATTTCCTTGTTTCAAGAGAAGATGGGACAATTTGTAGAAAAAATTTATGAAGAACTGGCGGGAATTGAAACCGCGGCAGAAAAACTTCATGTGTTAATTGACAAACATTTTTCGTTTCTAGCGGAGGATCATCATTTAGCTACAGTGACACAGCTCGAACTGCGTCAATCGAACAAAGATTTAAGGTTGAAAATTAACGATGTATTAAAAGATTATCTGACTCTCATTGATTCTATTTTGCAGACAGGAATCGAAACGGGTGAGTTTTCTGAAAATATAGATATTCGTCTTGCGCGACAGATGATTTTTGGAACGATTGATGAAACTGTCACAACATGGGTAATGAACGATCATCGATATGGTCTAATAGAATCGGTAGATAAAGTCCATTCCCTGCTGTTAAACGGCTGCAGCGGCTCATAA
- a CDS encoding enoyl-CoA hydratase has protein sequence MEIIQVETVDAISFITLNRQPANALSQDLLKDLSSVLKHLEDSKETRVIVIKGEGKFFCAGADIKEFTSLQQEKEYEKLAVNGQELFEYIENYPKPVIAAIHGAALGGGLELAMSCHIRLVTENAKLGLPELQLGIIPGFGGTQRLPRYVGVHKACEMMLTSDPISGSEAVELGLANAAFEESQLINETFLLARKIAKKSPISVKATLQLLQHVKTDAYYSGIKKEAQFFGSVFKSRDAQEGVAAFIEKRQPKFLGK, from the coding sequence ATGGAGATTATCCAGGTTGAAACTGTTGATGCAATAAGCTTCATTACGTTGAATAGACAACCTGCTAACGCTTTGTCTCAAGATTTATTAAAAGATCTTTCAAGTGTTTTAAAACATTTAGAAGATAGTAAAGAGACAAGGGTTATCGTCATTAAAGGTGAAGGGAAATTCTTTTGTGCCGGAGCTGATATAAAAGAATTCACATCACTTCAGCAGGAAAAAGAATACGAGAAGCTTGCTGTTAACGGTCAAGAGCTCTTTGAGTATATTGAAAATTACCCAAAACCAGTTATTGCAGCTATTCATGGAGCTGCTTTAGGCGGAGGATTGGAGCTTGCTATGAGCTGCCATATCCGTTTGGTAACGGAAAATGCTAAGCTGGGCTTGCCTGAGCTTCAGTTAGGAATTATACCAGGGTTTGGAGGAACTCAGCGATTGCCTCGTTATGTAGGAGTTCATAAGGCTTGTGAGATGATGCTGACAAGTGATCCAATATCCGGAAGCGAGGCAGTGGAGTTAGGATTGGCAAATGCAGCTTTTGAAGAAAGTCAGCTTATCAATGAAACATTTTTACTTGCTAGAAAAATTGCCAAAAAAAGCCCAATCTCTGTTAAAGCTACCTTGCAGCTGCTTCAGCATGTAAAAACAGATGCTTATTACAGCGGCATCAAAAAAGAAGCGCAGTTTTTTGGAAGCGTATTCAAAAGCCGGGATGCTCAAGAAGGCGTAGCCGCTTTTATTGAAAAGCGCCAGCCTAAATTTTTAGGAAAATAA
- the polX gene encoding DNA polymerase/3'-5' exonuclease PolX yields the protein MNKKDIIKLLETIATYMELKGDNPFKISAFRKAAAALETDERTLTEIEDFTKLQGIGKGTAAVITEYMETNESSVLEELKQEVPEGLIPLLKLPGLGGKKIAKLYKELDIRDMESLHQACMENRVQGLSGFGKKTEEKIIAAIEEFGKRPDRLPLAFMLPIAEEILEALKHMHSIERFSQAGSIRRMRETVKDLDFIISTAEPHAVREQLVSLPNVKDIIANGDTKVSVTLAYEYDVSVDFRLVEDKAFATTLHHFTGSKDHNVRMRQLAKERGEKISEYGVENAETGEVMTFESEQAFYEHFGLSFIPPELREDGTEVDVFIKPQTLVTYGAVKGDLHMHSTWSDGAYSIEEMAEACRARGYEYMAITDHSQYLKVANGLTPERIRKQREEINRLNEQFDDFTILAGIEMDILPDATLDYDDEMLAELDFVIASIHSSFSQSREEIMNRLKQALNNVHVDLIAHPTGRLIGRRNGYDVDIDMLIELAKETKTALELNANPNRLDLAAEHIKKAQEAGVKIAINTDAHNLDMLEHMEIGISTGIKGWLTPETVLNTYSLKELTAFLNRHK from the coding sequence ATGAATAAAAAGGATATTATTAAATTGTTAGAAACAATTGCTACATATATGGAATTAAAGGGAGATAACCCTTTTAAAATTTCTGCTTTTCGAAAAGCAGCTGCAGCGCTAGAAACTGACGAGAGAACGCTGACAGAGATTGAGGATTTTACTAAGCTCCAAGGGATTGGAAAAGGAACGGCTGCAGTCATTACAGAGTATATGGAAACAAATGAGTCAAGTGTACTAGAAGAACTAAAGCAAGAAGTTCCTGAAGGACTTATTCCTCTGCTTAAGCTGCCGGGGCTTGGAGGTAAAAAAATCGCTAAATTATATAAAGAGCTAGATATTCGAGATATGGAATCACTGCATCAGGCCTGTATGGAAAATCGAGTGCAGGGACTAAGCGGTTTTGGTAAAAAGACAGAAGAAAAAATTATCGCTGCTATTGAGGAGTTTGGGAAGCGTCCTGATCGTTTGCCTCTTGCTTTTATGCTTCCAATAGCGGAAGAAATTTTAGAGGCCCTTAAACATATGCATAGCATCGAGCGTTTTTCTCAAGCAGGGAGCATTCGCCGCATGAGGGAAACCGTAAAAGATCTTGATTTTATTATTTCAACAGCTGAGCCTCATGCTGTCCGTGAACAGCTAGTATCGCTGCCAAATGTGAAGGATATCATTGCAAATGGAGATACAAAAGTATCGGTAACGTTAGCCTATGAGTACGATGTGTCTGTGGATTTTCGTCTTGTAGAAGATAAAGCGTTTGCCACAACGCTTCACCATTTTACAGGATCAAAAGATCATAATGTGCGTATGCGTCAATTAGCAAAAGAACGCGGTGAAAAAATTAGCGAGTATGGCGTTGAAAATGCGGAGACAGGCGAAGTCATGACTTTTGAGTCTGAACAAGCATTCTATGAACATTTTGGGCTGTCGTTTATTCCGCCGGAACTTCGTGAAGATGGAACGGAAGTAGATGTATTTATAAAGCCTCAAACGCTTGTGACCTACGGTGCCGTAAAAGGTGATTTGCATATGCACTCCACGTGGAGCGACGGGGCGTATTCGATTGAAGAAATGGCGGAAGCATGTCGCGCGCGAGGCTATGAGTACATGGCGATTACAGACCATTCTCAGTATTTAAAAGTAGCTAACGGTCTAACGCCTGAACGCATTCGTAAACAGCGTGAAGAAATTAATCGTTTAAACGAACAGTTCGATGATTTTACAATACTAGCAGGAATTGAAATGGATATTTTGCCTGATGCAACACTTGATTATGATGATGAAATGCTAGCTGAGCTAGATTTTGTTATTGCGTCCATTCACTCTAGTTTTTCGCAATCACGCGAAGAAATTATGAATCGCTTAAAGCAAGCGTTAAATAATGTTCATGTAGATTTAATCGCTCATCCGACCGGTCGTTTGATTGGTCGCCGCAACGGATATGATGTAGATATTGATATGCTAATTGAATTAGCTAAAGAAACAAAAACGGCTCTTGAACTAAACGCGAATCCAAACCGTTTAGATTTAGCTGCTGAGCACATAAAAAAAGCACAAGAGGCAGGAGTTAAAATTGCTATTAATACAGATGCTCACAATCTAGACATGCTAGAACATATGGAAATTGGAATATCTACGGGAATTAAAGGCTGGCTTACACCAGAAACGGTATTAAATACGTATAGCCTCAAGGAATTAACCGCCTTTTTAAATCGACATAAATAA
- a CDS encoding CvpA family protein: MLNIILIVLLLLGFVTGLKRGFILQLIHIVSFAVSFIVAYMFSGDLASRLRLLIPFPDNIQQQSVASFVFDSGTIEDAFYRMIAFAILFFATHIVLRLAGSVLTALTELPILRQLNKWGGGALGFVEVYIIVFILLYIGAVIPVSEIQTPIQQSSIAINIVQNTPYLSSAIQDLWTQYGVM, from the coding sequence ATGCTTAATATCATTTTAATTGTGTTGCTTCTTTTAGGCTTTGTAACAGGTCTTAAAAGAGGATTTATTTTGCAGCTCATTCATATTGTCAGTTTTGCGGTTTCGTTTATCGTAGCTTATATGTTTAGTGGAGATTTGGCAAGTCGACTTCGCTTGTTGATTCCGTTTCCGGACAATATTCAGCAGCAAAGTGTCGCATCGTTTGTATTTGATTCTGGAACGATAGAAGACGCTTTTTATCGAATGATTGCATTTGCGATTTTATTTTTTGCTACTCACATTGTACTTCGCCTTGCAGGCTCTGTTTTAACGGCTTTAACCGAACTGCCAATTCTGCGCCAGTTAAATAAATGGGGCGGAGGTGCACTTGGATTCGTTGAAGTGTATATCATCGTTTTTATTTTGTTATACATTGGAGCCGTGATTCCTGTAAGTGAAATTCAGACGCCAATTCAACAGTCTTCAATTGCAATCAATATCGTACAAAATACTCCATACTTATCGTCTGCCATTCAAGATTTGTGGACTCAGTATGGTGTAATGTAA
- a CDS encoding 5-methyltetrahydropteroyltriglutamate--homocysteine S-methyltransferase, which produces MTTTLTKGPFKADHVGSFLRPERIKQARLQVENGEMTKKQLRAIEDEEIRKLVEKQKQIGLKAVTDGEFRRAWWHFDFLSELVGVELYEAESGIQFHGVQTKAHGIKVTGKLDFNHHPMIEDYKFLHQAAGKEHVAKFTIPSPNMLFFRGHIEESAYSDTDVFFADLVKTYQKAIQAFYDAGCRYLQLDDTAWAVFFSEKGQEQIASKGFTPQKLLKRFTDAINESIAHKPDDMVITMHICRGNFQSTYTASGGYENASKAIFSQLNVDGLFLEFDDERSGGFEPLRHVMRDDLQIVLGLITSKFGDLEDPEAVKKRIAEAAEFVSLDQICLSPQCGFASTEEGNLLTEEQQWDKVKHVISIAEDVWK; this is translated from the coding sequence TTGACAACAACATTGACTAAAGGACCGTTCAAAGCAGATCACGTTGGAAGCTTTTTGCGTCCCGAGCGTATCAAGCAAGCACGATTACAGGTGGAAAACGGGGAAATGACAAAGAAACAGCTTCGAGCAATTGAAGATGAAGAAATTCGTAAGCTCGTAGAAAAGCAAAAACAAATTGGATTAAAAGCCGTCACAGACGGTGAGTTTCGCCGTGCGTGGTGGCACTTTGATTTTCTGTCAGAGCTTGTTGGCGTAGAACTTTACGAAGCAGAGTCGGGAATTCAGTTTCACGGGGTCCAAACAAAAGCTCACGGTATAAAAGTGACTGGAAAACTAGATTTTAATCACCACCCTATGATTGAAGATTATAAATTTCTTCATCAAGCTGCTGGAAAAGAACACGTAGCTAAGTTCACCATTCCAAGTCCTAATATGCTGTTTTTCAGAGGTCATATTGAAGAGTCTGCTTACTCGGATACGGATGTATTTTTTGCTGATTTAGTTAAAACATATCAAAAAGCCATTCAAGCATTTTATGATGCCGGATGCCGCTATTTACAGTTAGATGATACTGCGTGGGCAGTCTTTTTCTCAGAAAAAGGACAAGAACAAATCGCTTCAAAAGGTTTCACGCCCCAAAAATTACTGAAACGTTTTACGGATGCGATCAATGAATCCATTGCGCATAAGCCAGATGATATGGTCATTACAATGCATATTTGCAGAGGGAATTTCCAGTCTACTTATACAGCAAGCGGCGGATATGAAAATGCGTCAAAAGCTATTTTCAGTCAGTTAAACGTAGATGGACTATTTTTAGAATTTGATGATGAACGCTCAGGAGGATTCGAACCTCTTCGACATGTAATGCGAGATGATCTTCAGATTGTCCTTGGTCTTATCACATCAAAATTTGGAGATTTAGAAGATCCTGAAGCAGTGAAAAAACGAATTGCTGAAGCGGCAGAATTTGTTTCTCTTGATCAAATTTGTTTAAGTCCCCAGTGCGGATTCGCTTCTACAGAAGAAGGAAATTTACTAACTGAAGAGCAGCAGTGGGATAAAGTAAAGCACGTGATTTCAATTGCTGAAGACGTATGGAAGTAA
- a CDS encoding DUF350 domain-containing protein, whose translation MRDFWKDPYIESAAYYSVVVLSIVVFLVVFELVTKYKNWEEIQKGNMAVAMATGGKIFGLANIFRYSIEHNDNLLRMLGWGIYGFVLLLVSYFIFEFLTPKFRIDDEIEQDNRAVGFISLVISIGMSYVIGAGIG comes from the coding sequence ATGAGGGATTTTTGGAAAGACCCGTATATTGAATCCGCCGCTTATTACAGCGTGGTTGTCTTGAGCATTGTCGTCTTTCTTGTTGTGTTTGAGCTCGTTACTAAGTATAAGAATTGGGAAGAGATTCAAAAAGGAAATATGGCTGTTGCGATGGCAACAGGTGGGAAAATATTTGGATTAGCTAATATTTTTCGCTATTCGATTGAGCATAACGACAACTTGTTAAGAATGCTCGGATGGGGAATATATGGGTTTGTTCTTTTACTAGTCAGCTATTTTATTTTCGAATTTTTGACGCCAAAATTTCGAATCGATGATGAAATTGAACAAGATAACAGAGCCGTTGGGTTTATTTCACTTGTTATTTCAATCGGTATGTCCTATGTAATAGGAGCAGGGATAGGATAG
- a CDS encoding AMP-binding protein, whose protein sequence is MRVESTEKIWLSQYPDEIPAMLHYEQKNLAQLFEEAVQKDPKKSAIYFLGKKMTFSQLHQDSLKLSSYLIELGLKRGDRVAIMLPNCPQAVISFYAVLLAGGVVVQTNPLYTERELEYQLNDSEATMIIALDLLYPRVVKVKALTKIKHVVITSIQDYLPFPKNIIYPFIQRKQQKISVDVSHTETTHLFKRIINESSPAVCNAEGISDEDIAILQYTGGTTGFPKGVMLTHKNLVANATMCSHWLYRCRHGEEKVLGIIPFFHVYGLTTVLVLSVLQNYEMVLLPKFDAKTTLKTIHKQQPTLFPGAPTIYIALLNHPDLAKYNLSSIDSCMSGSAPLPVEVQEQFEKLTGGKLVEGYGLTETSPVTHANFLWKERIPGSIGVPWPDTDAKILSFETGKEAAVSEVGEIAVKGPQVMKGYWKQPEETEAVMRDGWLLTGDVGYMDDKGYFYVVDRKKDIIIAGGYNIYPREVEEVLYEHEKIQEAVVVGVPDPYRGETVKAYIVLKNGVRCTEEELNEFSRKYLAAYKVPRLYEFRNELPKTAVGKILRRALIDEENEKHKKAT, encoded by the coding sequence ATGCGTGTGGAATCCACCGAAAAGATATGGCTTTCTCAATATCCGGATGAAATACCTGCTATGCTTCATTATGAACAAAAAAATTTAGCACAGCTTTTTGAAGAAGCAGTTCAAAAGGATCCTAAAAAAAGCGCAATCTATTTTCTAGGGAAAAAAATGACGTTTTCCCAGCTGCATCAAGATTCTCTGAAGCTGTCATCTTACCTTATTGAACTGGGATTAAAAAGAGGGGATAGAGTAGCCATTATGCTTCCAAATTGCCCTCAAGCTGTCATTTCCTTTTATGCTGTTCTTCTTGCCGGAGGAGTAGTCGTTCAAACAAACCCTTTGTATACGGAAAGAGAGTTAGAGTATCAGCTTAATGATTCAGAAGCGACCATGATTATTGCACTCGATTTGCTATATCCGCGTGTAGTAAAAGTGAAAGCGTTAACAAAGATAAAGCACGTAGTCATCACCTCTATTCAAGATTATCTCCCATTTCCCAAAAACATAATCTATCCATTTATTCAGCGCAAGCAGCAGAAGATAAGCGTGGATGTGAGTCATACGGAGACTACTCATTTATTTAAACGTATTATAAATGAATCCTCTCCAGCAGTATGTAACGCTGAGGGAATTTCAGACGAAGATATCGCGATTTTACAATACACCGGGGGAACAACAGGTTTTCCAAAAGGAGTCATGCTTACTCATAAAAACTTGGTAGCCAATGCAACGATGTGTTCACATTGGTTATACCGCTGCAGGCATGGAGAAGAAAAAGTGCTTGGAATTATCCCATTTTTTCATGTGTATGGTTTAACAACGGTTCTTGTTCTATCGGTTTTGCAAAACTATGAGATGGTTCTTTTGCCTAAATTTGATGCAAAAACGACGCTCAAAACCATTCATAAGCAGCAGCCTACTTTATTTCCAGGTGCTCCGACAATTTACATCGCATTATTAAACCATCCTGATTTAGCAAAATACAACCTATCTTCTATTGATTCATGTATGAGCGGTTCGGCTCCACTTCCTGTGGAAGTGCAGGAGCAGTTTGAAAAGCTCACCGGAGGTAAACTAGTGGAAGGATATGGCTTAACGGAAACCTCTCCTGTTACTCATGCTAATTTTCTTTGGAAAGAGAGAATACCAGGAAGCATTGGAGTGCCTTGGCCAGACACAGATGCCAAAATTCTCTCGTTTGAAACAGGTAAAGAAGCTGCTGTAAGCGAAGTAGGAGAAATTGCGGTTAAAGGTCCTCAGGTAATGAAAGGATATTGGAAGCAGCCTGAAGAAACGGAGGCTGTTATGCGAGACGGATGGTTGCTAACAGGTGATGTTGGCTATATGGATGATAAAGGTTATTTTTATGTAGTAGATCGAAAGAAAGATATTATTATTGCCGGGGGATATAATATCTATCCTCGAGAAGTTGAAGAAGTATTATATGAGCATGAAAAAATTCAAGAAGCTGTAGTGGTGGGTGTTCCTGACCCATATAGAGGAGAAACGGTGAAGGCTTACATTGTATTAAAAAATGGTGTAAGATGTACTGAAGAAGAGTTAAATGAGTTTTCTAGAAAGTATTTAGCTGCTTATAAAGTTCCGCGCCTTTATGAATTTCGAAATGAGCTTCCCAAAACGGCAGTCGGTAAGATTCTGCGACGAGCGCTGATTGATGAAGAAAATGAAAAGCATAAAAAGGCGACGTAA
- the zapA gene encoding cell division protein ZapA → MSRQDKTRATVDIFGQQYSIVGSESTSHIRLVASIVDEKMREISTKNPSLDINKLAVLTAVNAVHEYIKLKEDYERLEQKLYGKEE, encoded by the coding sequence GTGTCAAGACAAGATAAAACACGTGCGACAGTTGACATCTTTGGTCAGCAGTACAGCATCGTCGGTAGCGAAAGTACAAGCCATATTCGACTTGTCGCCTCTATAGTGGATGAAAAAATGCGTGAAATCAGTACTAAAAACCCTTCTTTAGATATCAATAAATTAGCAGTATTAACAGCTGTGAATGCTGTACACGAATATATAAAACTAAAAGAAGATTATGAGAGACTTGAACAAAAACTTTATGGAAAAGAGGAATGA
- the rnhC gene encoding ribonuclease HIII: MSHAVIKVSADQIAKMKLHYTSYLQPKLPQGSIFAAKTPGCSITAYRSGKVLFQGKEAETEAAKWRGSLDAAKKTSVSHLPSNFSSLSVIGSDEVGTGDYFGPMTVVAAYVQKEQLPLLKELGVRDSKELTDAKIIEIAKQLVSFIPYSLLVLHNEKYNEFQEKGMSQGKMKALLHNKALSNVLKKLDPEKPDAILIDQFVEKSTYYKHVVKEKEIIKENVFFSTKGESVHLSVAAASIIARYAFLKQMDLLTEKTGMVIPRGAGAQVDIAAAKIIKKHGVNALNSLAKIHFANTEKALKLAKK, from the coding sequence ATGTCACATGCTGTTATTAAGGTATCAGCTGATCAAATAGCTAAAATGAAGCTTCATTACACATCCTATTTGCAGCCTAAACTGCCGCAGGGAAGTATTTTTGCAGCTAAAACCCCCGGCTGTTCTATCACTGCGTACCGCTCTGGAAAAGTACTTTTTCAAGGAAAAGAAGCTGAAACAGAAGCGGCTAAGTGGAGAGGCTCTTTAGATGCTGCTAAAAAGACTTCTGTCTCACACCTCCCATCAAACTTCAGTTCACTATCGGTCATCGGTTCTGACGAGGTAGGGACGGGAGATTATTTTGGTCCTATGACCGTGGTTGCTGCCTATGTTCAAAAAGAGCAGCTTCCTTTGTTAAAAGAATTAGGAGTACGAGATTCAAAAGAGTTAACGGATGCTAAAATCATTGAAATTGCCAAGCAGCTTGTTTCATTTATTCCTTACAGTTTGCTTGTTTTACATAACGAAAAGTATAATGAATTTCAAGAAAAAGGCATGTCGCAAGGTAAAATGAAAGCTCTGTTGCACAACAAAGCTTTATCCAACGTGTTAAAAAAATTGGATCCTGAAAAACCTGATGCCATTTTAATTGACCAGTTTGTTGAAAAAAGCACCTATTATAAACACGTGGTAAAGGAAAAAGAGATTATCAAAGAAAATGTCTTTTTCAGTACAAAAGGAGAAAGCGTTCATTTATCTGTAGCCGCTGCTTCCATTATTGCCAGATACGCATTTTTAAAACAAATGGATTTACTGACGGAAAAGACCGGGATGGTTATTCCTCGCGGAGCTGGGGCACAAGTTGATATCGCCGCTGCTAAAATTATTAAAAAACATGGCGTCAATGCGCTGAACTCTTTAGCTAAAATCCATTTTGCTAATACAGAAAAAGCTTTAAAATTAGCTAAAAAATAA